The following proteins are co-located in the Sphingomonas panacis genome:
- the adhP gene encoding alcohol dehydrogenase AdhP, translating to MAKTMKAAVVREFGKALTIDEVPVPEVSDGMIQVAIQASGVCHTDLHAAEGDWPVKPNPPFIPGHEGVGFVSAVGKGVKHVKEGDRVGVPWLYSACGHCVHCMGGWETLCESQQNTGYSVNGGFAEYVIADPNYVGHLPASIGFNEIAPILCAGVTVYKGLKMTDTKPGDWVVISGIGGLGHMAVQYAVAMGLNVAAVDVDDAKLDLARRLGATVTVNARHGDPAAAIKRETGGGANGALVTAVSEKAFEQAIGMVARGGTVALNGLPPGDFPLNIFGMVLNGITVRGSIVGTRLDLQESIDFAAAGKVKATISTARLEDVNDVFARMRNGQIEGRVVLDLTA from the coding sequence ATGGCAAAGACCATGAAGGCTGCCGTCGTGCGCGAATTCGGCAAGGCGCTGACCATCGACGAAGTCCCCGTGCCCGAAGTGAGCGACGGCATGATCCAGGTCGCGATTCAGGCGTCCGGCGTGTGCCACACCGATCTCCACGCCGCCGAGGGCGACTGGCCGGTCAAGCCCAACCCGCCGTTCATCCCGGGGCATGAAGGCGTCGGCTTCGTCTCCGCGGTCGGCAAGGGCGTCAAGCACGTCAAGGAGGGCGACCGCGTCGGCGTGCCGTGGCTCTACAGCGCTTGCGGCCACTGCGTGCATTGCATGGGCGGCTGGGAGACTCTGTGCGAAAGCCAGCAGAATACCGGCTATTCGGTCAACGGCGGATTCGCCGAATATGTCATCGCCGATCCCAATTATGTCGGCCATCTGCCCGCCAGTATCGGCTTCAACGAGATCGCGCCGATCCTGTGCGCGGGCGTGACGGTCTACAAGGGCCTGAAGATGACCGATACCAAGCCGGGCGATTGGGTGGTGATCTCCGGCATCGGCGGGCTCGGGCACATGGCGGTGCAATATGCGGTCGCGATGGGCCTCAACGTCGCCGCCGTGGACGTGGACGATGCCAAACTCGATCTCGCCCGCCGTCTCGGCGCGACGGTGACGGTCAACGCTCGCCACGGCGATCCCGCCGCCGCGATCAAGCGCGAGACGGGCGGCGGCGCCAACGGCGCGCTGGTGACGGCGGTCAGCGAGAAGGCGTTCGAACAGGCGATCGGCATGGTGGCGCGGGGCGGCACCGTCGCGCTCAACGGCCTGCCGCCGGGCGACTTTCCGCTCAACATCTTCGGCATGGTGCTGAACGGCATCACCGTACGCGGCTCGATCGTCGGCACGCGGCTCGACCTCCAGGAATCGATCGATTTCGCCGCCGCCGGCAAGGTCAAGGCGACGATCTCGACCGCGCGGCTGGAGGACGTCAACGATGTGTTCGCCCGCATGCGCAACGGCCAGATCGAGGGCCGTGTCGTCCTGGACCTGACCGCCTGA
- a CDS encoding cold-shock protein has protein sequence MVTGTVKFFNIDKGYGFIQPENGSGDAFVHISAVERAGMSTLDKDQRISYELEADKRGKMSAVNLQQA, from the coding sequence ATGGTCACCGGCACCGTGAAATTCTTCAATATCGACAAGGGCTATGGCTTCATCCAGCCGGAAAACGGCAGCGGCGACGCTTTCGTCCACATTTCCGCCGTTGAGCGCGCGGGCATGAGCACGCTCGATAAGGACCAGCGCATCTCCTATGAGCTGGAAGCCGACAAGCGCGGCAAGATGTCTGCAGTAAACCTGCAGCAGGCCTGA
- the groL gene encoding chaperonin GroEL (60 kDa chaperone family; promotes refolding of misfolded polypeptides especially under stressful conditions; forms two stacked rings of heptamers to form a barrel-shaped 14mer; ends can be capped by GroES; misfolded proteins enter the barrel where they are refolded when GroES binds), which produces MAAKDIRFSGAARESIARGVDILADAVKVTLGPKGRNVLLDKGYGAPRITKDGVSVAKDIALSDKFENLGAQMIRAVASRTQDHAGDGTTTATVLAQAIMREGMKSVAAGVSSMDLKRGIDLAVVRVVAALKAQSRPVSNTDEIAQVGIVSANGDEEIGRMIAAAMDKVGKEGVITIEDAQGTAFELETVDGMQFDRGYLSPYFVTNAEKMTVELEQPYILIHEKKLSDLQPLLPILEAAAQSGRPLLIIAEDVEGAAIATLVVNKLRGSLQIAAVKAPGFGDRRKAMLEDIAILTGGVVVSPDLGMKLETVTLDMLGSARRVTIDKDTSTIVGGAGDAAAIAGRVEAIKQQITLTDSDYDGEKLQERLAKLAGGVAIIRVGATTEVEMRERKDRVDDALHATRAAVEEGVVPGGGTALLYASRTLDGLTGENDDQTRGIDIVRAALSAPLRQIAENAGHDGGVVAARLIEGNDPDTGFNAQTERYENLVAAGVIDPTLVVRSALQDAASVAGMLLTTEVAIVDFTEHSPRSPVTAGADGF; this is translated from the coding sequence ATGGCAGCGAAAGACATCCGATTCTCCGGGGCCGCCCGCGAGAGCATCGCGCGCGGCGTCGATATCCTTGCCGATGCGGTCAAGGTCACGCTCGGGCCAAAGGGCCGCAACGTTCTGCTCGACAAGGGCTACGGCGCGCCGCGCATCACCAAGGACGGGGTGAGCGTCGCCAAGGACATCGCCCTCAGCGACAAATTCGAGAATCTCGGTGCGCAGATGATCCGCGCGGTCGCCTCGCGCACGCAGGATCACGCTGGCGACGGCACCACCACCGCGACCGTGCTCGCCCAGGCGATCATGCGCGAAGGCATGAAATCGGTCGCCGCCGGCGTCAGCTCGATGGATCTCAAGCGTGGCATTGATCTCGCCGTGGTGCGCGTGGTCGCGGCGTTGAAGGCGCAATCGCGCCCCGTTTCGAACACCGACGAGATCGCGCAGGTCGGCATCGTCTCCGCCAATGGCGACGAGGAGATCGGCCGCATGATCGCCGCCGCGATGGACAAGGTCGGCAAGGAAGGCGTCATCACGATCGAGGATGCGCAGGGCACGGCCTTCGAACTCGAAACCGTCGACGGCATGCAATTCGATCGCGGCTATCTCTCGCCCTATTTCGTCACCAACGCCGAGAAGATGACGGTCGAGCTTGAACAGCCCTATATCCTCATCCACGAAAAGAAGCTGTCGGACCTTCAGCCGCTGCTTCCGATCCTCGAAGCCGCCGCCCAGTCGGGCCGTCCGCTGCTGATCATCGCCGAAGATGTCGAAGGCGCCGCGATCGCGACGCTCGTCGTCAACAAACTGCGCGGCTCGCTCCAGATCGCAGCGGTCAAGGCGCCGGGCTTCGGAGACCGGCGCAAGGCGATGCTCGAGGATATCGCGATCCTGACCGGCGGCGTGGTCGTGTCGCCCGATCTCGGCATGAAGCTCGAAACCGTCACGCTCGACATGCTCGGCAGCGCGCGGCGCGTGACGATCGACAAGGACACCAGCACGATCGTCGGCGGCGCCGGCGATGCGGCCGCGATCGCCGGGCGGGTCGAGGCGATCAAGCAGCAGATCACGCTCACCGACAGCGACTATGATGGCGAGAAACTGCAGGAGCGGCTTGCCAAGCTGGCCGGCGGCGTCGCGATCATCCGCGTGGGCGCCACCACCGAGGTCGAGATGCGCGAGCGCAAGGACCGCGTCGACGACGCGCTCCACGCCACCCGCGCGGCGGTCGAGGAGGGCGTTGTTCCCGGCGGCGGTACGGCGTTGCTCTATGCCTCGCGCACGCTCGACGGGCTGACCGGCGAGAATGACGACCAGACGCGCGGTATCGATATCGTGCGTGCGGCCCTGTCCGCACCGCTGCGCCAGATCGCCGAGAATGCCGGTCATGACGGCGGCGTCGTCGCGGCGCGCCTGATCGAAGGCAACGACCCGGATACCGGGTTCAACGCGCAGACCGAACGCTACGAGAATCTGGTCGCCGCCGGCGTGATCGATCCCACGCTGGTCGTCCGCTCGGCGCTTCAGGATGCGGCGTCGGTGGCGGGAATGCTTCTCACCACCGAAGTCGCGATCGTCGATTTCACCGAACACTCGCCCCGCTCGCCCGTCACGGCAGGCGCCGATGGCTTCTGA
- a CDS encoding CopG family transcriptional regulator: protein MAEIHEFKPKADSEKITINLGYVDLGHIDLMVRDGFYSNRTDFIRTAIRNQLERHRQATETSVVRKRLDLGISYFSRAQLEAVRDAGEVLEIRVLGLASIDPEVSPDLAKATIASLTVLGALHASPAVKAALADRVA from the coding sequence GTGGCCGAAATTCACGAGTTCAAGCCCAAGGCGGACAGCGAGAAGATCACCATCAATCTCGGCTATGTCGATCTTGGCCATATCGATCTGATGGTGCGCGACGGCTTCTATTCGAACCGCACAGACTTCATCCGCACCGCGATCCGCAACCAGTTGGAGCGCCATCGCCAGGCGACCGAGACCTCGGTCGTGCGCAAGCGGCTCGATCTCGGCATCAGCTATTTCTCACGCGCTCAGCTCGAAGCGGTGCGTGATGCGGGCGAGGTGCTCGAAATCCGCGTGCTCGGCCTCGCCAGCATCGATCCCGAGGTTTCTCCAGACCTCGCCAAGGCGACGATCGCGTCGCTCACCGTCCTCGGCGCGCTGCACGCGAGCCCGGCCGTCAAGGCCGCGCTTGCCGATCGTGTCGCCTGA
- a CDS encoding alpha/beta hydrolase family esterase — MALKTSMEEALRLTRSGKLAEATALLRSAFTRSGGDAPSPASVIGGKLIENLPFARPKPEPEAPAGTDTDGSFEERSYSGPEGTMHYRLYRPAQAKPGMPLVVMLHGCTQSPEDFARGTGMNRLADERGFLVAYPRQTQAANAQKCWNWFKPGDQQRDRGEPALLAGVTRQVIAEEHADPARVYVAGMSAGGAAAAIMAAEYPDLYAAVGIHSGLACGAARDLPSAMAAMQRGGGARSIGTGRRFVPVITFHGDRDATVNEVNSREIVAAAAAAAPAPLTVKTENLRNPTGRSYTRETSVDAHGTVLIERWTIAGSGHAWSGGDASGSYTDPTGPDASREMVRFFLERKRAA; from the coding sequence ATGGCATTGAAGACATCGATGGAAGAGGCGCTCCGCCTGACGCGATCGGGCAAACTGGCCGAAGCGACGGCGTTGCTCCGCTCCGCCTTTACGCGCAGCGGTGGCGACGCGCCGTCCCCGGCAAGCGTGATCGGCGGCAAGCTGATCGAAAATCTGCCCTTCGCGCGGCCGAAGCCCGAGCCGGAGGCACCCGCCGGGACCGATACCGATGGCAGCTTCGAGGAGCGCAGCTACAGCGGCCCCGAAGGCACGATGCATTACCGTCTGTACCGGCCGGCGCAGGCGAAGCCGGGCATGCCGTTGGTCGTCATGCTGCACGGCTGCACGCAATCCCCTGAGGATTTCGCGCGGGGGACAGGCATGAACCGGCTGGCCGACGAACGCGGCTTCCTCGTCGCGTATCCGCGCCAGACTCAGGCCGCCAACGCGCAGAAATGCTGGAACTGGTTCAAGCCCGGAGATCAACAGCGCGATCGTGGCGAACCGGCGCTGCTCGCCGGCGTCACGCGGCAGGTGATCGCCGAGGAGCATGCTGACCCGGCGCGCGTCTATGTCGCGGGCATGTCGGCGGGCGGCGCGGCGGCGGCGATCATGGCGGCCGAATATCCCGATCTCTATGCCGCCGTCGGCATCCACTCAGGCCTCGCCTGTGGGGCCGCGCGTGATCTGCCGAGCGCGATGGCGGCGATGCAGCGCGGCGGCGGTGCGCGCTCGATAGGCACCGGACGGCGCTTCGTTCCCGTCATCACCTTCCACGGGGATCGCGACGCGACGGTCAACGAGGTCAACAGCCGCGAGATCGTCGCCGCCGCTGCCGCCGCAGCGCCTGCGCCGCTCACCGTGAAGACCGAAAACCTCCGCAATCCGACCGGCCGCTCCTACACCCGCGAAACCAGCGTCGACGCGCACGGCACGGTCCTGATCGAACGCTGGACGATCGCCGGCTCCGGCCATGCCTGGTCGGGCGGAGATGCGTCCGGTTCCTACACCGATCCGACCGGCCCCGACGCTTCGCGCGAAATGGTCCGCTTCTTCCTGGAGCGAAAGCGGGCCGCCTGA
- a CDS encoding ATP-binding protein yields MSHRRAPLGHRVLVSAPYGRDAASVSALLAAQGYDACICASVGELASALDDRTGVVLVTEEALRGGLEPLQAALDGQPAWSDIPFILLASRRDIEGRSSERARLRIAESLSNTIVLERPIGTASLLSAVGSAMRSRQRQFDMRDRLHDLAKNEERLRLATSAADIGTWEYDPGNDVLIYDARCKALFGLPADAEVTYRDSFVAGLHEEDRERALTAVEQSLDPDGDGHYNIEYRTIGLQDKVTRWINARGRTIRDAAGRLRFLGTVVDISARKQAEAALAESQAALRREGEQLDQLNRTLEQKVAERTAELEAEMASRSRVEAALRQSQKMEAVGQLTGGIAHDFNNMLTGVIGAMDIMKRRLASGRTDDLERFMDAAATSAQRAAALTARLLAFSRRQSLDTKPTDINALAQSLDDLLRRSIRENIALDFALAPDLPLAMTDANQFESAILNLTINARDAMPEGGQLTIETHAIEFDTAYTAVKPDIEPGRYVMIGVSDTGVGMTPEVLEKVFEPFFSTKPTGQGTGLGLSMVYGFARQSGGQVRIHSRPGQGTSVKIYLPIAEQAPVAEGLKAPPLVIDGHGQTVLLVEDDQSVRLLVRDVLEELRYHTIEASDADAALPILQSDQHIDLMVSDVGLPGMNGRQLAEVARAHRPDLPILFVTGYAENAAIRSGFLGTNMAMITKPFAIEALSAKIAEMVAS; encoded by the coding sequence TTGAGCCATAGGCGCGCTCCGCTCGGCCACCGGGTTCTCGTCAGCGCGCCCTATGGGCGCGATGCCGCGAGCGTGTCCGCGCTGCTGGCGGCGCAGGGGTATGATGCCTGTATCTGCGCGAGCGTGGGCGAGTTGGCCAGCGCGCTCGACGATCGCACCGGCGTCGTGCTCGTCACCGAGGAGGCGTTGCGCGGCGGGCTGGAGCCGTTGCAGGCGGCGCTCGACGGGCAGCCTGCCTGGTCGGACATCCCCTTCATCCTGCTCGCCTCGCGCCGTGACATCGAGGGCCGGTCGAGCGAGCGGGCGCGGCTGCGCATCGCCGAGAGTCTGTCGAACACGATCGTGCTCGAACGGCCGATCGGCACCGCCTCGCTGCTGAGCGCGGTCGGATCGGCGATGCGATCGCGCCAGCGGCAGTTCGACATGCGCGACCGGCTGCATGATCTGGCGAAGAACGAGGAACGGCTGCGGCTGGCTACGAGCGCGGCGGACATCGGTACGTGGGAATATGATCCCGGAAACGATGTCCTGATCTACGACGCGCGCTGCAAGGCGTTGTTCGGGCTGCCGGCGGACGCCGAGGTGACGTATCGGGACTCGTTCGTCGCCGGGCTTCATGAGGAGGATCGGGAGCGGGCGCTGACGGCGGTTGAGCAATCGCTCGATCCCGACGGCGATGGCCATTACAACATCGAATATCGCACCATCGGCCTGCAGGACAAGGTGACGCGGTGGATCAACGCGCGCGGACGCACGATCCGCGACGCGGCGGGGCGCCTGCGCTTTCTCGGCACCGTGGTCGATATCTCCGCGCGCAAGCAGGCCGAGGCGGCGCTGGCGGAGTCGCAGGCGGCGCTGCGGCGCGAGGGCGAACAGCTCGACCAGTTGAACCGCACGCTCGAGCAGAAGGTCGCCGAGCGAACCGCCGAACTCGAAGCCGAGATGGCGAGCCGAAGCCGGGTCGAGGCGGCGCTGCGGCAGAGCCAGAAGATGGAGGCGGTCGGGCAGCTCACCGGCGGTATCGCACACGATTTCAACAACATGCTGACCGGCGTGATCGGCGCGATGGACATTATGAAGCGGCGGCTCGCGAGCGGGCGGACCGACGATCTCGAACGGTTCATGGACGCCGCGGCGACCTCCGCACAGCGCGCGGCGGCGCTGACCGCGCGGCTGCTGGCGTTTTCGCGGCGGCAGTCGCTCGACACCAAGCCGACCGACATCAACGCGCTGGCGCAATCGCTCGACGATCTGCTGCGACGCTCGATCCGCGAGAACATCGCGCTCGACTTCGCGCTCGCGCCCGACCTGCCGCTGGCGATGACCGACGCCAACCAGTTCGAAAGCGCGATCCTCAACCTGACGATCAACGCGCGCGATGCCATGCCGGAGGGCGGGCAACTCACGATCGAGACACACGCCATCGAGTTCGATACCGCGTATACGGCGGTAAAACCGGACATCGAGCCGGGCCGTTACGTCATGATCGGCGTGTCCGATACCGGCGTCGGCATGACGCCCGAGGTGCTGGAGAAGGTGTTCGAACCCTTCTTCTCGACCAAGCCGACCGGCCAGGGCACCGGGCTCGGGCTGTCGATGGTCTATGGGTTCGCGCGGCAATCGGGCGGACAGGTTCGTATCCACAGCCGGCCCGGACAGGGTACGTCGGTGAAGATCTACCTGCCGATCGCCGAGCAAGCTCCGGTCGCCGAGGGATTGAAAGCGCCGCCGCTGGTGATCGATGGGCATGGCCAGACCGTGCTGCTGGTCGAGGACGACCAATCGGTGCGCCTGCTGGTGCGCGATGTGCTCGAGGAACTGCGTTATCATACGATCGAGGCGAGCGATGCCGATGCCGCGCTGCCGATCCTGCAATCCGACCAGCATATCGATCTGATGGTGTCCGACGTCGGGCTGCCCGGCATGAACGGGCGCCAACTCGCCGAAGTCGCGCGCGCGCATCGGCCCGATCTGCCGATCCTGTTCGTGACCGGCTATGCCGAGAACGCCGCGATCCGCTCGGGCTTTCTCGGCACCAATATGGCGATGATCACTAAGCCGTTCGCGATCGAGGCGCTGAGCGCCAAGATCGCGGAGATGGTGGCTTCGTAG
- a CDS encoding ATPase domain-containing protein, whose product MSGSTIISTGNVGLDTILKGGLPASRLYLLEGAPGAGKTTLALQFLREGVAQREPVLYITLSETKEELAIVAASHGWNIDDFAIFEFTSASEILGDARDQSILHPWEMELGETIKLIQDEVERVKPTRIVFDSLSEMRLLAQDPLRYRRQVLALKQFFAGRSGTVLLVDDMTGSENGRDSQLHSLCHGVITLERLTLDFGAARRRLQVQKLRGVDFIAGYHDFVIRKGGLDVFPRLIAAHHHRDYGAEPVASGVPALDALLGGGPLRGTSTLLTGAAGSGKTTIALQYIHAACERGECSTIYQFDERIGTLLARARAFNLDLQTHLDNGCLRIEQIDPAEISPGEFAARIRSEVEGRGARMIVLDSLNGYMAAMPQEQQLILQMHELLSYLSQQGVVTFLINPQQGLLGTMATNLNVSYVADAVVLLRFFEAGGRLRKAISVVKNRAGPHEDAIRELRIDAHGVRVGEPLTKFRGVMTGTPEYVGAGNPLMEDRLEP is encoded by the coding sequence ATGTCGGGCAGCACCATAATATCGACCGGCAACGTCGGGCTGGATACGATCCTGAAGGGCGGCTTACCGGCTAGCCGGCTCTACCTGCTCGAAGGCGCGCCCGGTGCGGGCAAGACGACGCTGGCGCTTCAGTTCCTGCGTGAAGGCGTCGCACAGCGCGAGCCGGTCCTCTACATCACCCTGTCCGAGACCAAGGAAGAGCTTGCGATCGTCGCGGCATCGCACGGCTGGAACATCGACGATTTCGCGATCTTCGAATTCACATCGGCATCCGAGATCCTCGGCGACGCGCGCGACCAGTCGATCCTCCACCCCTGGGAGATGGAACTGGGCGAGACGATCAAACTCATCCAGGACGAGGTCGAGCGCGTAAAACCGACTCGGATCGTGTTCGACAGCCTGTCGGAAATGCGGCTGCTCGCGCAGGATCCGCTGCGCTATCGTCGGCAGGTGCTCGCGCTCAAGCAGTTCTTCGCCGGGCGCAGCGGCACGGTGCTGCTGGTCGATGACATGACCGGATCGGAAAACGGCCGCGATTCGCAGCTGCACAGCCTCTGCCACGGCGTCATCACGCTCGAGCGGTTGACGCTCGACTTCGGCGCGGCGCGGCGGCGGTTGCAGGTGCAGAAGCTGCGCGGGGTCGATTTCATCGCCGGCTATCACGATTTCGTGATCCGCAAGGGCGGGCTCGACGTGTTCCCGCGGCTGATCGCGGCCCATCACCATCGCGATTATGGTGCCGAACCTGTCGCGAGCGGCGTGCCCGCGCTCGACGCGTTGCTTGGTGGCGGGCCGCTACGCGGCACCAGCACGTTACTGACCGGGGCGGCGGGCAGCGGCAAGACGACGATCGCGCTGCAATATATCCACGCCGCCTGCGAGCGGGGCGAATGTTCGACGATCTACCAGTTCGACGAGCGGATCGGTACGCTGCTGGCGCGTGCCAGGGCGTTCAATCTCGATCTGCAAACGCATCTCGACAACGGCTGCCTCAGGATCGAGCAGATCGACCCGGCGGAAATTTCGCCGGGCGAATTCGCGGCGCGTATCCGCAGCGAGGTCGAGGGGCGCGGCGCGCGGATGATCGTGCTCGACAGCCTCAACGGCTATATGGCGGCGATGCCGCAGGAGCAGCAGCTTATCCTGCAGATGCACGAGCTGCTTTCATATCTCAGCCAGCAAGGCGTCGTGACCTTCCTCATCAACCCGCAGCAGGGCCTGCTGGGCACGATGGCGACCAACCTCAACGTCTCCTATGTCGCCGATGCGGTGGTGCTGCTGCGCTTCTTCGAAGCCGGCGGACGGCTCCGCAAGGCGATCTCGGTCGTCAAGAACCGCGCCGGCCCGCATGAGGACGCCATTCGCGAACTGCGCATCGACGCGCACGGGGTTCGCGTCGGCGAACCGTTGACCAAGTTCCGGGGCGTGATGACCGGAACGCCCGAATATGTCGGCGCGGGCAATCCGCTGATGGAAGACCGGCTTGAGCCATAG
- a CDS encoding DNA gyrase inhibitor YacG — translation MARTKPCPLCGNAPSPEYTPFCSRGCRDRDMLKWLGEGYTIPVDTNEDADNRITERNGGLDSTEKPD, via the coding sequence ATGGCCAGAACCAAGCCCTGCCCTTTGTGCGGCAACGCCCCCAGCCCCGAGTACACGCCGTTTTGCAGCCGCGGCTGCCGTGACCGCGACATGCTCAAATGGCTCGGCGAGGGCTATACGATTCCGGTCGATACGAACGAAGATGCCGATAATCGCATCACCGAGCGCAACGGCGGGCTGGACAGCACCGAAAAGCCCGATTAA
- a CDS encoding ribonuclease, whose protein sequence is MAEWLYEAGIGEARAALVEDGDILQARIELDDTFPRLGAVLAARLIEITTKGREGRVRFEGGEAMLSPLPPGITQGAALTIEITREAVREAGRDKLPRATPAEGPTRAAPTLLERISAGPLPVRMCLPHQSDAFEAAGWSEVLEEAIGGDIAFPGGALRMIPTPAMTLFDVDGSGPLEPLAVAAAHAVAAAIVRHDIGGSIGVDFPTIAGKGPRQAVAEAIDAGLPQPFERTAVNGFGFLQIIRKRTRESLPELLRADPAGARARALLRAIERTPPPVPALHHVSPAVHAALAARAHWRDALARRTGADIRFEVR, encoded by the coding sequence TTGGCTGAATGGCTGTACGAAGCCGGCATCGGCGAGGCGCGTGCCGCGCTGGTCGAGGACGGCGATATCCTCCAGGCGCGCATTGAACTCGACGACACCTTCCCGCGCCTCGGCGCGGTGCTGGCGGCGCGGCTGATCGAGATCACGACGAAAGGCCGCGAGGGGCGCGTGCGGTTCGAGGGCGGCGAGGCGATGCTCTCACCACTCCCGCCGGGCATCACCCAGGGCGCCGCGCTGACGATCGAGATCACCCGCGAAGCCGTGCGCGAGGCGGGCCGCGACAAACTGCCGCGCGCGACGCCAGCCGAAGGGCCGACGCGCGCCGCGCCGACATTGCTGGAGCGGATCAGCGCCGGCCCCCTGCCCGTTCGTATGTGCCTGCCGCACCAGAGCGATGCGTTCGAGGCGGCGGGCTGGTCCGAGGTGCTGGAAGAAGCGATCGGCGGCGACATCGCCTTTCCCGGCGGCGCGTTGCGGATGATCCCGACCCCGGCGATGACCTTGTTCGACGTCGATGGATCGGGGCCGCTCGAGCCGCTCGCGGTGGCGGCGGCGCATGCGGTCGCCGCCGCGATCGTGCGGCATGACATCGGCGGATCGATCGGCGTGGATTTCCCGACGATCGCTGGCAAGGGGCCGCGCCAGGCGGTCGCCGAGGCGATCGACGCGGGGTTGCCGCAGCCGTTCGAGCGTACCGCCGTCAACGGCTTCGGGTTCCTCCAGATCATTCGCAAGCGTACCCGCGAATCGCTGCCCGAGTTGCTTCGCGCCGATCCCGCCGGCGCGCGGGCGCGAGCGCTGCTGCGCGCGATCGAGCGGACGCCGCCGCCGGTGCCGGCGCTTCACCACGTTTCGCCGGCGGTCCACGCCGCGCTTGCCGCGCGCGCCCACTGGCGCGATGCGCTCGCACGGCGTACCGGCGCCGATATCCGTTTCGAGGTACGATGA
- a CDS encoding Maf family protein, with protein MTPNLVLASSSPRRRDLLARIGVVPARIEAPAIDESSHPRELPRVYALRLAQEKAAAVARADGEVVIAGDTTVAVGRRILPPAETEDVQRELLALLSGRRHHCISAVCAIDAGGTVRTRMVDTIVAFKPLSPAEIDAYVACGEGLGKAGGYAIQGRAEAYVRYLAGSHSGVIGLPLFETRSLLIASGLALG; from the coding sequence ATGACGCCCAATCTCGTTCTCGCCTCCTCCTCGCCGCGCCGTCGCGATCTGCTCGCGCGGATTGGCGTCGTGCCTGCGCGAATCGAAGCGCCTGCCATCGACGAGAGCTCGCATCCGCGCGAGCTGCCGCGCGTCTACGCGCTGCGGCTGGCGCAGGAGAAAGCCGCCGCCGTGGCGCGTGCCGACGGCGAAGTGGTGATCGCGGGCGACACCACCGTCGCGGTCGGCCGCCGCATCCTGCCACCGGCCGAGACCGAGGATGTCCAGCGCGAACTGCTCGCGCTGCTGTCGGGGCGCAGGCACCATTGTATCAGCGCGGTGTGTGCGATCGACGCGGGCGGCACGGTGCGCACGCGGATGGTGGATACGATCGTCGCGTTCAAGCCGCTGTCGCCGGCCGAGATCGACGCTTATGTCGCGTGCGGCGAGGGACTCGGCAAGGCCGGCGGTTACGCCATCCAGGGCCGCGCCGAAGCCTATGTGCGCTATCTGGCCGGCAGCCATTCGGGCGTGATCGGCCTGCCGCTGTTCGAAACACGTTCGCTGCTGATCGCCTCGGGTCTCGCGCTTGGCTGA
- the infA gene encoding translation initiation factor IF-1 yields MAKEELLEMRGQVVELLPNAMFRVKLENDHEILGHTAGKMRKNRIRVLVGDEVLVELTPYDLTKGRITYRFK; encoded by the coding sequence TTGGCAAAAGAAGAACTGCTCGAAATGCGTGGACAGGTTGTGGAGCTTCTCCCCAACGCCATGTTCCGCGTGAAGCTTGAGAACGATCACGAAATTCTCGGTCACACCGCCGGCAAGATGCGCAAGAACCGCATCCGCGTGCTGGTCGGCGACGAGGTGCTGGTCGAGCTGACGCCCTATGATCTCACCAAGGGCCGCATCACCTATCGCTTCAAGTGA